TGAGAGTTTTAGAAGCACTTAGATGTCGGATAAATCTCCTCTCAGCCTATAAACTTAGGCACCCCTAGCTTTTCATATTCTATTTTAACTATATTATATTCCATTTCTTTGATTATTTCAATTAACTTTTCTTAGACCTTATTTCGCCAACTTATCATTTGCTTCTACCACTTGCTTTATTAATTCTAACTGTTCTTGAGATTGATCAGACTGATCTTTAACCTTCTCATTTAATTCATCATTAACCTCTATTACTTCTTTCATAATCTGAGTCAAGTTATTTGTATCTAATAAATTGTCTTCAGTTTGAGCCGATATCTCTTCAGTAGCTGCAGAAATCTCTTCAGTCAAAGCACTCATCTCTTCAGTGGCTGCTGCTTGATCTTCTGCTGCTGCAATAACTGCTTCCATCTTATTAGTTACACCTTCCGTTAGAGTACTAATTTCTTTGAAGATACTAACAATACTATCTTCTTGCTTACTATCATCAGATATCATAACTTCAACTGCTTTTTTAGCAACACCTTGAACATTAGAGACAATATCTTTAACCTCTTTAGTAGCAAGCATACTTTCATCAGCTAAACTCTTAATCTCTTCAGCTACTACTGCAAATCCTCGACCAGCTTCTCCAGCTCTTGCTGCTTCAATAGCAGCATTTAAAGCTAACAGATTGGTCTGATCACCAATCTTCATAATCTTATCTGATATTTGGTTGATTTTACCCACACTTTGCTGCAACTCTTTCATAATATCAACAGTATTATTCACAAGTTTATTTCCTGAATTAATTCTTTTGTAAGTATTCTTTATAGCTTGATAAGTATCACTACCTGAAGTTGATATATCCTCTGCTTGTATAGCTAAGCCTTCTACTCCAGTTGTTATTTCTTTAATAGAAACTGAGACTTCCTCAATAGAGGTAAATACCTCTCTATTGATATTTAATAAGTCTTCTAAGATATCATATGAATGATTGATCTTCTCATTTACTAAATCAGCCGATTTTGTCATTGACTCTGCAGAAGATAAGACCACTTCTGACTTATTAGCAGCTTGATATGTTCTCTTTTTGGTTTCTGCAGTTATTTGCCGTATTCCCATTCTAACAAAAATTATTAATCCACTACCAATAATAAGAGTTACTATAGTCATTATAATAATCGCATCTCTATTACTTTGTGATTCCTCTGCAATAGTAGTTATCTTCTGATTTAAATTATCCATATTAGTATTTAAATGATTCCAAACATCTTTATTTAAAGCAGCCAAAGACATATTTAAATTAAAGGTAATAGAATCATTAATTTCATTTAAGATCATCTTTTCGTCAAAAGAACTCTTTTCTATAGTCTTCAATTCAATAACCTTATTTTGAAATTTATTATTCCATTTAGATAACTTATCCAAAGTTTTAAGTAGTTCTGGATCATCAATTAATTCTTTGATCTCCTCTATACTTTGAGAGGTTAAATTACTTTCAGCAGCCCCTAAATTTGCAAAACCTGCTTTCCATCTAAATAAACTACTTTGCTTTTGATTAACTTCTCTTATAATATCACTACTAGTTCTAACTACTGGTATATATTCATTCTCTAACTTATTCATTTCAACTGTAATTGATTCTATTTCTTCTACTACCTTATTACTATTATTATAGACACGTACTCCCACAAATAATAACATTATTAACAATAATACAAAAGCAATCTGTACCTGTCTAATAATAGTTAAAGAGAAATCAAATTTCCCATTACTTCCCTTATCTTTATTTTGCTCTTTTAATTCCTTAAGATCATCTTTCTTTAATCTCATATAAACTTTGATTATAAATTCCTTAATAACTAATATCTTATCTACTAAAAATTCTTTGACCTTTCTTCTTCTAGCCTCTGATAAAAACTTCTTTAGATTTTTAATTAAATTATTAGAGAATGATTTTAAACTACTCAATAATTTTTTTAAAACATCCATTTTATGAACCTCCTTTTAAGATCAATTCTATAAATTAATTATTAGGAAGTCTTATATTATTATTTTTTTCTTATCTTCTTTGATTATAATTTAATCTTAGCAAAATTAGCTTTATCAAATAATCCTTCTTTATCATAATAATCAAATAAAATATTAGTTAATTTCTTTTTATGGTCTTTATCCATATCTTTAATAACTTCTACAATATCATAAGCAAAGCCTTCTACTTGAACCTTTCTTTGAATTCTACGTGAACTATATTCACTTAAGTTGGGTAAATATTTTTTTATATTATTATCATCATTGATAAAAGATTTGAATTTAGATTTATAATCCTCAATTTCATATTTGCTTAGAAACTTTGGCAAGTCTATCTTTCTTTTATTTAATAAGAAGTCAAATTTTAATATCTCTCCAAAAATATCCAAACTATCTTTACAATACTCACGATAGAATTCTTGTAGATATTTATATAGATTTTGAAACTTATGAGCATAACGGTAATATCCTTTTTCTTCCCAAAAACTAGCTAAATCCTCATAAAAATCAAAAGGAGTATCATAAAAATTTGATATAACAAACTCTAAACTATTTTGAAATTTATGTGAATTCCCATAGGTTTCCAGTACTTCTTCTATCATTTTTAATTTTAATATCTCTTTATAACTTAACTCTTTACTTGCTAAAACCTCATATGGTGGATTATCCATCCATACAAATTCATATTCTACAGCCTTATTTCTTAAGCCTGAACCCTTTAATAATTTTAAGAATCCTAATTGTAATCTGCCAGGATTCAAATTATAGACATCATTAAAAGATTGTTTAAAACTTTGATAGTCCTCTTTAGGTAAACCAGCAATCAGATCTAAATGTAAATGAATATTTTCTGGCTGGGATAAGCTTTTAACCACCTTACTCAACCTTTTAAAGTTCACCCTACGATCAATTACTTCTAATGTATCTTTATTGGTCGATTGTACACCAATTTCAAATTGAAAATATCCTTTAGGTACATCAGCTAAAAATTCAATTACTTCATCAGTTAATAAATCGGCTGTGATCTCAAAATGAAAGTTCATTTCATGATCTTCTGCTTTATTCTCTAGTAAAAACTTAAAAATCTCCAAAGCTCGATTTTGATTACAATTAAAAGTTCTATCTACAAACTTTACTTGCCTTACCTTAGCTTTGATTAACTTCAATAAATCTTCTTTTACTCTATCTAAAGAAAAATATCGTACTGATGAAAGAGTAGAAGATAAGCAATATTGACAATTGTAAGGGCATCCACGATTAGATTCAAAATAAATAATTTTATTATCTAAACCTTCCAAATCACTATAAGGTGAGGGAATTATATCTAAATCCTCAATAACTGCTCTAGATTTATTTTTTATAATAGAGCCTTCTTTACGGTAAACTAATCCCTTTATCTCTTTAAACTCCTCTTTATTTTCCAATTGAACAAGTAATTCTTTAAAGGTAATCTCACCTTCACCATATACAATATAATCTATCTCTGGGTTTTCTTTCATTACTTGCACTGGATCATAAGAGACCTCAGGCCCTCCTAAAATAACCTTTACTTCTGGTTGAACTTTTTTTAGAAGTTTAATTACTTCTAAGGTCTTTTCTATATTCCATATATAACATGAAAAACCTATAATATCAGCCTGCTGTCGATAAATCTCTGCTACAATATCATCACTATGCTGATTAATTGTATATTCAAGTAAATTTATGTTAAACTGATCTTTACAGTAACCTCTTATATACCTTAAAGCCAATGATGAATGAATATATTTTGAATTTAAAGTAGTTAATAATATATCCATAACTTGCTCCTTTCTTTGTTATTTAGCTTATTTCTATATCTCATTAATAAAAACCTTCTTTATTAGTAAAGTAATTAATTAATTTCCATTAAATTAATACTAACTTTATTTAAATTAATTTTTAAACTATAATTATTAATTTTTATATTTTATTAAGAATAAAAGTCCCTACTCTTATGAGCAGGGACTAAAAGCAAATAAATTATTTTTGAGGATTACTTGGAAGTGAAATAGTTGATAAAGCACTACCTGCTTCCATATCACTCTTATTTTGCACTGCCAAATCTCCTAAAGCAACAATACCAACTAAATTCCCATTCTCAACTATTGGTAACCTTCTAATCTGATTCTCTGCCATTAAATTGGCAGCTTCCTCAGCACTCATTTCTGGATTACCATAAACCAATCCACTAGACATGATTTGCTCTACTGGAGCATTAAAATCTCCACCTTCTGCTGCATTACGAATAGCAATATCACGATCAGTAATAATACCTACAGGCTGAGTCCCATTTGTAATCGGAACAGCTCCTACATTTAAATCTTTCATGATTTTAGCAGCTTCATTCACACTAGAAGTGGGAGAAACTGTTGACACATTACTAGTCATAATGTCTCTAACATTCATATTAATATCCTCCTCCTTTTCAAGATTAGGATATGTAATTACAAAAATTTTAATCATAAACTTATTTTAATTAACTCTAGTAACTTTCTTATCAGTATGGACTGTTTTTAAATAAAATACTAATCCTGCTAAGAGAAGCAAGTAAAAGATCATGATAGAATAGCCTATTTTTACACCTAATAAATCATTAATAAATCCAATTAAAAGATTTGCTAAAAAGATATTTCCCAACTCTCCAGCTGCTAAAGTAAGACCGATAATTACAGAAATATTATCCTCAAAAGTTTCAAACATTGCTGCTTGAATTGTAGGGAAATTAGCTGCTGCAAAGAAACCTGTTAATGATAGAAAGAATACAAAATAATTAGGACCAACTACTCCAAGAAAAATAGAAATGGCAGACCCTAAAACACAAATTAATACCATCTTTAGATATCCAAGCTTTTCTACTATGAAACTAGCTAAAAACCTTCCTAAAGTAAATAATCCAAAATATAAAGAGATATAGAATCCAATTTCTACTTTACTTCTTTCCTGAACAGTATCTAAATAAACTCCCAACCAACTTACAGAACCAATCTCTACCCCAACATTTATCAAAAACATTAATACAAAGATAATTACCCGAGTATCCTTTAAAATATTCCAAACATTAACTTCTCTCTGCTTATCTTCTTGTTCTAATCCCCTTTCTTCTTTTGGAAATTTACAAAAAGTAGCAAATAAAATTATGTAAAAAATAAATATAATACTAAAAGAATAAGTAGCTTCCCATTCAAACCCCAGACTAAAAACCCGATTAGCATATAAAGGTGCTAAATAACCTCCTACACCAAAAAATAAATGGAATAAATTCATCATTCTTCCCCTGTTCTTCACAAACACCCTAGAAGCTAACGAATTAGCTACTACATTAATAGCACTAATACCAATCCCCATAAACCCCATTATGATCATTAATAAATAATAATTATTAATATAGCTAAGTGTAATTAAACTAATTATTGCAATCAATGCTCCACCTAAAAAGAATTTTTTTAGGTTAAATTTCTTAATTAATTCTCCACTAAACAAACTTACCATAATCCCGCCTATAGAAAACAAGGTCAGAACAAGACCTAATTTTGTATTATTAATCCCGTAATCTTCCTGTATCAAAGGATTTATTTGCCCTTTTAGATTAACAATAATTCCAAAAACCAACATTATACTGAAAGTTAATACAACTAAGATCTTATGGTTTTTAATTTTCTTCATTTATATACCTCCTAAAATACAACTTCAATTATTATAGCATATCATAAAATATATCTTCTTAAAAGAAATTGACAAAGAATAACTTCAGTTCTAGAACTGAAGTTATTTAGATTAAAGATATTTATTAGTTTTTGGAAATTACTAAGTAACTACTAAGTAGAATTAATATTCCTCCTATAAAGGTTGACAAGCTAGGAATCTCACTTAAAAATAACATAGCAAATAAAATTGCACTTAGAGGATCTAAATAGCTTAATATACCTACATCTTGTACTTTGCTTAATCTTAAACCTTTAATATAAAGAACTAAAGCTAATGCTGTATGTAATACTCCCATAATAACTAATAAAACTATAGAATGAAGATCAGGTAATTCATATCCTAAAACTATAGGAAATAGAATTATTGTAGCAATACCTGTTTGAATTAAGGTTAACTTTTGAGCAGATAGATCAGTTATCATCTTACTACTTAAAGTAAATAATGAATAACAGAAAGCAGCTAACAGTCCATAAACTATTCCAACTCTTCCATCTAAAAGTAGATTTTTAGGACTAAAAATCATAATACTAATACCTAATATACCCAATAACAAAGAGATTATCTCTCTAACTCTCAATCTTTCTTTTAAAAACAATACCGAAAGCAAAACTACCATAACTGGTGAAGTATAATAACTTAAGGTTGCATTAGCAATAGTGGTCTTCTTTACTGCTTGGAAGAAAAAGAGCCAATTTAATGATAATGTAACTCCAGATCCTAATAGTAATAACTTATTATCAATCAATAAATTAAGCTTTAAATCTTTTTTTAATACTGATAAAAGTAATAAAAATAAAAAAGCAAATAAAACTCTATAAAAGACAATAAGTTCTGATGAATAAGGAACCCAACGAACAAATACACCTATACTCCCCCAAATTAACATGGCAATAATAATAAATAGATAACCTATTTTATCTTTATCAAACAATCTATATTCCTCCTATACTTATTTCACCTATATTAAATAAACAATTAGTGGAATTGTCAATATAGATATTAATGTAGTCAAAAATACACCCTCTGAAGCTAAGGCTGCATCTCCATTAAATTCTGAAGCAAAGATAGCTGTATTAGCAGCAGCAGGCATTGCAGTTAAGATAACTGATATTCCTAATACTAAGATATCAAAGTCCCATGGCAAAATCTTCAGCATAACTAAAACTATTACTGGCAAAATTACTAATCTAACTATTGTAATAATCCACAGTCTCCAGTTATAAAATATCTCAGTTAATTTAACTTGAGCCAAAATAGAACCTACTACTAGCATAGATAAAGGAGTAGTAGAATGTCCTAATATTTCTAAAGTATCGGAAATTGCTGTAGGTAACTTAATAGAGAAAATAAATATGAACAAGCCAATAACAATAGATATAATTCCTGGATTAAGTAATTGACTAAAATTAATCCCTTCTTCTTTGGAATGGCTTCTACTCATAATCATAACCCCTAAAGTCCAAAGCATAATATTAAAGA
Above is a window of Orenia marismortui DSM 5156 DNA encoding:
- a CDS encoding methyl-accepting chemotaxis protein; this encodes MDVLKKLLSSLKSFSNNLIKNLKKFLSEARRRKVKEFLVDKILVIKEFIIKVYMRLKKDDLKELKEQNKDKGSNGKFDFSLTIIRQVQIAFVLLLIMLLFVGVRVYNNSNKVVEEIESITVEMNKLENEYIPVVRTSSDIIREVNQKQSSLFRWKAGFANLGAAESNLTSQSIEEIKELIDDPELLKTLDKLSKWNNKFQNKVIELKTIEKSSFDEKMILNEINDSITFNLNMSLAALNKDVWNHLNTNMDNLNQKITTIAEESQSNRDAIIIMTIVTLIIGSGLIIFVRMGIRQITAETKKRTYQAANKSEVVLSSAESMTKSADLVNEKINHSYDILEDLLNINREVFTSIEEVSVSIKEITTGVEGLAIQAEDISTSGSDTYQAIKNTYKRINSGNKLVNNTVDIMKELQQSVGKINQISDKIMKIGDQTNLLALNAAIEAARAGEAGRGFAVVAEEIKSLADESMLATKEVKDIVSNVQGVAKKAVEVMISDDSKQEDSIVSIFKEISTLTEGVTNKMEAVIAAAEDQAAATEEMSALTEEISAATEEISAQTEDNLLDTNNLTQIMKEVIEVNDELNEKVKDQSDQSQEQLELIKQVVEANDKLAK
- a CDS encoding DMT family transporter is translated as MFDKDKIGYLFIIIAMLIWGSIGVFVRWVPYSSELIVFYRVLFAFLFLLLLSVLKKDLKLNLLIDNKLLLLGSGVTLSLNWLFFFQAVKKTTIANATLSYYTSPVMVVLLSVLFLKERLRVREIISLLLGILGISIMIFSPKNLLLDGRVGIVYGLLAAFCYSLFTLSSKMITDLSAQKLTLIQTGIATIILFPIVLGYELPDLHSIVLLVIMGVLHTALALVLYIKGLRLSKVQDVGILSYLDPLSAILFAMLFLSEIPSLSTFIGGILILLSSYLVISKN
- a CDS encoding MFS transporter, translating into MKKIKNHKILVVLTFSIMLVFGIIVNLKGQINPLIQEDYGINNTKLGLVLTLFSIGGIMVSLFSGELIKKFNLKKFFLGGALIAIISLITLSYINNYYLLMIIMGFMGIGISAINVVANSLASRVFVKNRGRMMNLFHLFFGVGGYLAPLYANRVFSLGFEWEATYSFSIIFIFYIILFATFCKFPKEERGLEQEDKQREVNVWNILKDTRVIIFVLMFLINVGVEIGSVSWLGVYLDTVQERSKVEIGFYISLYFGLFTLGRFLASFIVEKLGYLKMVLICVLGSAISIFLGVVGPNYFVFFLSLTGFFAAANFPTIQAAMFETFEDNISVIIGLTLAAGELGNIFLANLLIGFINDLLGVKIGYSIMIFYLLLLAGLVFYLKTVHTDKKVTRVN
- a CDS encoding CBS domain-containing protein, which translates into the protein MNVRDIMTSNVSTVSPTSSVNEAAKIMKDLNVGAVPITNGTQPVGIITDRDIAIRNAAEGGDFNAPVEQIMSSGLVYGNPEMSAEEAANLMAENQIRRLPIVENGNLVGIVALGDLAVQNKSDMEAGSALSTISLPSNPQK
- a CDS encoding B12-binding domain-containing radical SAM protein is translated as MDILLTTLNSKYIHSSLALRYIRGYCKDQFNINLLEYTINQHSDDIVAEIYRQQADIIGFSCYIWNIEKTLEVIKLLKKVQPEVKVILGGPEVSYDPVQVMKENPEIDYIVYGEGEITFKELLVQLENKEEFKEIKGLVYRKEGSIIKNKSRAVIEDLDIIPSPYSDLEGLDNKIIYFESNRGCPYNCQYCLSSTLSSVRYFSLDRVKEDLLKLIKAKVRQVKFVDRTFNCNQNRALEIFKFLLENKAEDHEMNFHFEITADLLTDEVIEFLADVPKGYFQFEIGVQSTNKDTLEVIDRRVNFKRLSKVVKSLSQPENIHLHLDLIAGLPKEDYQSFKQSFNDVYNLNPGRLQLGFLKLLKGSGLRNKAVEYEFVWMDNPPYEVLASKELSYKEILKLKMIEEVLETYGNSHKFQNSLEFVISNFYDTPFDFYEDLASFWEEKGYYRYAHKFQNLYKYLQEFYREYCKDSLDIFGEILKFDFLLNKRKIDLPKFLSKYEIEDYKSKFKSFINDDNNIKKYLPNLSEYSSRRIQRKVQVEGFAYDIVEVIKDMDKDHKKKLTNILFDYYDKEGLFDKANFAKIKL
- a CDS encoding AEC family transporter, yielding MKINFWTVFNQTLILFLLLLAGFIIKRLKIVDDHLNKNLTNIIIYLTLPALIINSMNYNFSFERLSKLANVFIITLGIYLLMILVSYLLVPFLSKEQSEKDIYQFILIFSNAGFMGYPIVNVIYGSEGVFLAAIYNLVFNIMLWTLGVMIMSRSHSKEEGINFSQLLNPGIISIVIGLFIFIFSIKLPTAISDTLEILGHSTTPLSMLVVGSILAQVKLTEIFYNWRLWIITIVRLVILPVIVLVMLKILPWDFDILVLGISVILTAMPAAANTAIFASEFNGDAALASEGVFLTTLISILTIPLIVYLI